Proteins from a single region of Apostichopus japonicus isolate 1M-3 chromosome 21, ASM3797524v1, whole genome shotgun sequence:
- the LOC139962880 gene encoding glutamate receptor ionotropic, kainate 2-like: protein MHFDHRKWIIAVLTILFFITTAQEVRIGSVFPRGEDEHERAFTFAIQNVNEAAKTNSSLMPLELDFRYTSGNSTVNTTDEVCSQLETGVNALFGPTTGLDAYALRSVANLVHLPYINIHWSDDTKTADKGDLMINFYPQGNFIGQAVRDLVLEKKWRKMVIVYEEDDAFLRLEDLLHHSANVKDAATFSVSLMRMKSNKYRQVLKRAKFSGFHFIIIDCNRNSIPHLLENMLELQMLAGQYHYVFTSLDLVTMDLRRYSEGGAELAVFHLIDKSDEYSLDIVNTWRGNATIEVIGNGTEYQLAGMSTDAALSYDAIHAVSRALWALNVSRDVTAESLSCDNVRRRSVNGVSLYDSIKNVNFDGLTGRVNFTNGMRSVPHLHVSSITEGGLTKRGSWNTSSGIFLKPLARDEILNFNRTLRITTVLENPYVMRRHSEGGTPLTGNDQYEGYCIDLMRNIAEIVNFDYEIHLVADGDYGSEDPETGEWNGMVGEIMRGEADLAVAPLTISFVREEVIDFSKPYMYLGLTILFRVPEPQNPGVFSFLSPLAFDVWMYVVMAYLAVSLTVFLLARFSPYEWYNSHPCNPEYDQVENQFNLLSCMWFAFGGLMQQGSELNPKAFSTRVLSGFWWFFSLILVSSYTANLAAFLTVERMVSPIQNADDLSKQTEIQYGTRKGGSSETFFKRSEIPTYSDMWAYMSSRPEVFSDTYQSGIERVLKRKDYAFLMESTMAEYVVSQHCKNLTRIGGLLNSRGYGIGVPRGAPIRDEITSAILRLQEDDILLEMKNKWWKQGKCVRDEASKEDANELGVENIGGIFLVLLAGLIIGVLVAIGEFIWKSKQNAEIDRKSLCGEMMSGLRFACRCNGKRKPAMFPEAKYQPPFTTTNGQMIALSDNVHMK from the exons TGTGTTCGCAGCTTGAGACGGGCGTCAACGCCTTGTTTGGTCCTACGACTGGGCTGGACGCCTACGCCCTGAGGTCGGTAGCGAATCTCGTTCACTTGCCGTACATCAACATACATTGGTCTGATGACACGAAAACGGCGGATAAAGGGGATTTAATGATTAACTTCTACCCGCAGGGAAATTTCATCGGCCAAGCAGTTCGGGATCTGGTCTTAGAGAAAAAATGGAGGAAAATGGTGATCGTTTACGAGGAGGACGATG CTTTCCTTCGCCTGGAAGATTTGTTACATCACTCCGCCAACGTCAAAGATGCAGCAACGTTTAGTGTCAGCCTCATGCGAATGAAGAGTAACAAATATAGACAAGTATTGAAACGAGCGAAATTTTCAGGTTTCCACTTCATCATCATCGACTGTAATAGGAATTCCATTCCACATTTGCTCGAAAAC ATGCTAGAATTACAAATGCTTGCAGGACAATATCATTACGTGTTCACATCATTG GATCTAGTTACCATGGATTTAAGGAGGTACTCCGAAGGAGGGGCTGAATTAGCTGTCTTCCATCTTATCGATAAGagcgatgaatattcattagacaTCGTAAACACCTGGAGAGGGAATGCAACAATAGAAGTCATCGGGAATGGAACTGAATACCAGCTGGCGGGAATGTCG ACGGACGCTGCGTTGTCATATGATGCCATCCATGCGGTGTCACGTGCCCTTTGGGCTTTAAACGTCAGTCGTGACGTCACAGCTGAGTCTTTATCATGTGACAACGTCAGAAGAAGATCTGTGAATGGCGTCAGTCTATACGACAGTATTAAAAAT GTCAATTTCGACGGTCTCACTGGAAGAGTGAATTTTACAAATGGGATGAGGAGTGTGCCTCACCTACACGTATCATCCATAACCGAAGGAGGTTTGACTAAG AGAGGTTCCTGGAACACTTCTAGCGGAATCTTCTTGAAACCATTGGCCCGTGATGAAATCCTCAACTTTAACAGAACACTCAGGATTACAACCGTTTTG GAAAATCCTTATGTAATGCGGCGACACTCAGAAGGAGGAACACCATTGACTGGTAATGACCAGTACGAAGGTTACTGCATAGACTTGATGCGAAACATCGCCGAAATAGTCAACTTCGACTACGAGATTCATCTGGTCGCTGACGGCGACTACGGAAGTGAAGATCCAGAAACGGGTGAATGGAATGGCATGGTTGGCGAAATTATGAGAGGG GAAGCCGACCTCGCAGTGGCTCCGCTGACCATATCCTTCGTTCGCGAGGAAGTCATAGATTTCTCCAAACCGTATATGTATCTTGGTCTCACGATATTATTCCGTGTACCGGAACCACAGAATCCAGGAGTCTTTTCCTTCCTGAGTCCCTTGGCATTTGACGTGTGGATGTATGTGGTGATGGCCTACCTGGCTGTGAGCCTCACGGTCTTTCTGTTAGCTCGATTTAGCCCTTACGAATGGTACAACTCGCACCCGTGCAATCCCGAATACGATCAAGTCGAGAACCAGTTTAACTTGTTGAGTTGTATGTGGTTCGCATTTGGAGGCTTAATGCAGCAAGGGTCCGAATTGAACCCCAAAGCGTTCTCGACTCGCGTCCTCAGCGGGTTCTGGTGGTTCTTCTCATTAATATTGGTATCTTCCTACACCGCTAACTTAGCTGCCTTCTTAACGGTCGAACGTATGGTATCACCAATTCAGAATGCTGACGACCTGTCAAAGCAAACAGAAATCCAATACGGAACAAGGAAAGGCGGATCATCAGAGACATTTTTCAAG AGATCAGAAATACCTACGTACAGTGATATGTGGGCCTATATGAGCTCCCGGCCAGAAGTATTTTCAGATACTTACCAAAGCGGGATCGAGAGGGTTCTAAAACGAAAGGACTATGCGTTTCTAATGGAGTCAACCATGGCGGAATATGTTGTATCTCAGCACTGCAAGAATCTAACAAGAATTGGTGGATTGTTAAACTCACGTGGTTACGGGATCGGCGTACCAAGAG GTGCACCGATTCGAGATGAAATTACCAGCGCCATTTTGAGACTTCAAGAGGACGACATTTTGTTAGAGATGAAGAACAAGTGGTGGAAACAAGGCAAATGCGTCAGGGATGAAGCCAGCAAAGAAGACGCGAATGAACTAGGAGTCGAAAATATAGGCGGAATATTTCTGGTTCTTCTGGCTGGTTTGATCATAGGAGTTCTGGTCGCAATAGGAGAATTTATCTGGAAATCTAAACAGAATGCAGAAATAGACCGG AAATCTCTGTGTGGGGAGATGATGTCGGGTTTACGGTTCGCTTGTAGATGTAACGGCAAGAGGAAGCCTGCCATGTTCCCAGAAGCCAAATACCAGCCGCCGTTTACCACGACAAATGGTCAAATGATTGCTTTATCCGACAACGTTCACATGAAATGA